Below is a genomic region from Deltaproteobacteria bacterium.
GCCACCGGCAGGATGGTGAATTTCTGGCCGGTTGATTGGAGCGACTTGAGCATTCCCCGCCTCGGTTTTAAAAGCTGGCGCGACCGGCTACGGGTCCCCTCGATGAAAAATTCCAGTGTGTGCCTTTTGGCCACCAGTTCGTGAACGTTGCGCGTGAGATCGGCATTTTCGCGCCCCAACCCACGCTTGACGTAGAAGGCATGCGTTTTGCGGAACAGCCACCCCAAAACGGGGATTTTGGCAAATTCGCGGGCGGCGGCGATATGGGGAATGGAAATGCCGAGGTCGGACCGGGCAAAAAACAGATACGAGCAGAGAACAAAATCGAGGTAACTGCGGTGCGTGGGGATGATGACGAGCAGACTCTCTTTTGATGCCGCCTTGCGGGCCGCCTCAAAAGAAGGGCGGTCGAAGGTGACCTTGTTGGTGCATTTGCGCAACCCCTTGCGGACAACGTAGGCAAACAGGCGGACGGCCCAGTTTCCCCCCGGTTGACGAACGGTCCAGCCGATATCCATCTCCGCCGACCGGTGTTCCCGGCCGGCAATCAGCATTTCGGTTGCATCGCGCTTCATCAGGTAGCGATAAACACCGCGGCAAACCGTTTCGATATACTCCCGGGCCTTGAAGCCGGGGGAAGAAAACGGCATCGACGATCGGAAATTGAACGTATTGTGTGTAAAGTAGGGAAAGCCCTCGTTCAAATAATCCAACTGCTCCCGCAGGCGGACGATCATTCTCTTTTGGCGCTTCTTGCCGCGAAGCCCAAACCAGTGGCGGAAAATGAATGTGGGCAAACGGTGATACTGCCAGTTGCGGAATTTGAAACGGAGATTGTCGGCCCCCACGTAGCGCAGATGGGGGGTGCGGTCGACCGGATGATGACGGAAGAAATTCTCGATGACATTGATGCACATGTCGATGCGGGAGCTGTGTTCAAGACCGCACACGGCGTGATAGATGGGAACAGAATAAGGAGTCTCGTGGCGAACGGGTGACGCCGAGGGAGGTTCACGCTCGAGCCGCAGTCGTGCTCCTTCACGACGAGGACGAGAGCGGGAAACCCGAAGGCGGCAGGACCCGTTCGCCTCTGAAAACGTCGCCCGAATAATTAGCGAAGCCACCTCGTCGCACGGCACGACATCGAGATAAGTCGAATACTGCGCCACCACGGCGCGCAAATGGCCGGAGCCGATCAACGCCACAAATCCGGCAAAGGCGGCACGACTGTCAATCCATCCGGGAAAGGGGTATTTCCAGCAGGCCGAAACGACACTTGGACGAACAATAGTGAGAGGCACCTTTTCGCACCGTTCCATTAAAAGATGCTCCGCGAGGCATTTGGTGTAGGTATAGGTGTTTGGATGGCCGGTTTCGTTCAACAATTGCGCTTCATCCGCCGTCCCATTGACAATGGACGCGTAAATCTCGCCTGCGGGCCTTGGCAGTCGGACCGGCTGTTCGGTAAGTTCCATCTGGTTACCCGGATGCGGCGTCACATACGCGGTAGAAATGCTCACCATCGAAACCAGTTTTGAACATTGTTTGGCAAAATCGAGGACATGAAGACAACTGGTTACATTGGCCTCTGTGGCCACTTGAAGCGGCAGGTCAAAGTCAACAGAGGCGGCGCAGTTGATAATGTGGGTTACGGTTTCTTCGATCTGTTTTTGATCGGCTACCGACAGACCGCACCCGACTTCGGTGAGCTCTCCGGCAATAACCTGAACCGATTGGGTCCATCCGGAAGGGAGTTTTGAAAAACAGGGGGAGGCCGCAACTTCTTTTGAAAATCGCGCCTCGGGCGAGGCCCCTTTTTTTCCGGGGCGAATCAACACGTACACCATGCCGACACCAAACTCCTCCCGACGGCGGAGAAGCTCCTCGAGCACCACCTTCCCGACAAAACCGGTAACACCTGTGAGTAAAATATGTTTCATAAGATATCAGTTTCAGTGCCGGAAGCATGGAAGGTTTCTTGAACTGTCCGAGCGCACCTTAAAAACATCGCCAACCGGAACAAACTAAGCCCCCATCAACAACTAAAGTGGCGATTAGAACGACCGCGAGTTTTCAAGAAACCTGGAATGCCTTTCGGCACTGAAACTGTTCGACACCTCCCCCAGCAACTGATTCCCGCACCCGAAAATATTCTTCGGATCCACCGCCTTCTTGACCTCAAAGGTCCAGGCAAGAGTCCCGTCGGATTTGATCTCTTTCAGGAAACTCTGCCGCAGTTTGCCGATGCCGTGGTGATGCGAGAGCGAACCCCCGGAATTCAAAATTTCCTCCCGGGCCGCCATTTCGATTTCCGCATAAACCGCCGACGGATTTGCCGTCCCCTTGGTGTAAAAACCGAAATAAAAATAGATGCAGACACCGGTTTCGTACACCTGCGTCACGCGGCAGGTGACAAAGGGAAGCCCCGGCAGATTTCTTTTCCGGCATTCCCCATAAAGACGCCGTTTCACGTTTTCGCACAGGTTGAGGGCCTGACTCCACGGCACCGAAGTCTCGAACGATTCGGCCAGAAAATAGTGCTTCATCACGAAGTCGCGGATGTAGGCGATGCTGAAGGTCAACTGGTATCCTTTTCTTCCGTTTTCTGCCCCTGCCCTCATCCCCCCGTATTTTTTGGCGAGGCGGTAGACCGCCTTCTCTTGTCTCTTCACCTCCCCCCGGCTCCCCTCGAAGACCAACGTACAGGCAACCATCTTTTGAACATCGAATTTTTTAAGCGTGACGACAAAAAATTTCTCCATCCTGCTTTTCAGCGCCCCAAGCCCCGCGGTTTTCCCTTTAAGCGCCTGGCCGAACTGGAATTGAAGATTGTCCACCAGACGGACGCTCGCGGGTGGCTCTCCCTTTTGAGTCAACTCATAGAGAAAACCGATTCCCCTTTCAAAGTCGGGGAAAATGATCGACCCGTAACGCTGCACCTCGGGGAACGGAAACAATTTGACCACGGCGCTGGTGATGATTCCGAGGCTCCCCTCGGAGCCGAACATCAAGAGCCGCGGGTCGAGGCCGACCGATTCGCGCGGCGCGACTTCGAGGCGTTGCAGGAGGCCGGCCGGCGTGACCGCATTCAGGTCCAGAACGAGATCCTCGATATTGCCGTAGCGGTTTTTCTTCATCCCGCTGGCGTGCGTGGCGATCCAGCCTCCCAGAGTTGAAAATTCGACGCTGTCCGGTTCGTGCCCCATGGTAAAACCATGGGACGCCAATTGTTCCATGATATGCCGCCCCACGGCGCCTGCCTGAATACAGGCCATCCGGTTGACCGGATCGATCCAGAGAATCCGCGAAAGAAGTTTCATATCCACCGAAACGATCATCCGGTTTTCGTTTTCGGGGCAGAGAAGCGCCTCGGTCACGCAGGTGCCGCCGCCAAAGGGGATGAGACAAACATCATGCCGAATTGCCGCCTCAACGAGTTTGGCCACCTGTTCCTCTTCGGTGGGGTAGACGACAAGATCGGGCACCCGCTTTAACTTTCCAAACTTGATGGAATACATCTCAAACTGGGTGTGACCATGGCCGTGGCGCAGGCGGATGAGCGGATCGTTGAGGATCTGTTCGGGAGCCAGAAATCGGCGGACTTCGGACAGGTAAGCGCCGTTGACAACCGGATCGGGAATTACGGGAGGATAACCGCTAAGGGTGACATCGTGCGGATCGATCGGCACTTGCATCACTCCGCGAATCCAGGGGAGCAGGTTTGGAAGTTCCTCGCCGCAGAGCGAGTAGCGCGAACCGGTGAGAATCACACTCCCTTCGGGGGTGATTTTAAACTGCGTATCGCGAAAACCCCAGACATCGAGGCTTTCTTCGTCGCCGGAGGGCAAAAGGGGGGGGT
It encodes:
- a CDS encoding SDR family oxidoreductase → MKHILLTGVTGFVGKVVLEELLRRREEFGVGMVYVLIRPGKKGASPEARFSKEVAASPCFSKLPSGWTQSVQVIAGELTEVGCGLSVADQKQIEETVTHIINCAASVDFDLPLQVATEANVTSCLHVLDFAKQCSKLVSMVSISTAYVTPHPGNQMELTEQPVRLPRPAGEIYASIVNGTADEAQLLNETGHPNTYTYTKCLAEHLLMERCEKVPLTIVRPSVVSACWKYPFPGWIDSRAAFAGFVALIGSGHLRAVVAQYSTYLDVVPCDEVASLIIRATFSEANGSCRLRVSRSRPRREGARLRLEREPPSASPVRHETPYSVPIYHAVCGLEHSSRIDMCINVIENFFRHHPVDRTPHLRYVGADNLRFKFRNWQYHRLPTFIFRHWFGLRGKKRQKRMIVRLREQLDYLNEGFPYFTHNTFNFRSSMPFSSPGFKAREYIETVCRGVYRYLMKRDATEMLIAGREHRSAEMDIGWTVRQPGGNWAVRLFAYVVRKGLRKCTNKVTFDRPSFEAARKAASKESLLVIIPTHRSYLDFVLCSYLFFARSDLGISIPHIAAAREFAKIPVLGWLFRKTHAFYVKRGLGRENADLTRNVHELVAKRHTLEFFIEGTRSRSRQLLKPRRGMLKSLQSTGQKFTILPVA
- a CDS encoding FAD-binding oxidoreductase is translated as MADKKHSPSLLLEEGDSRIIPDPPLLPSGDEESLDVWGFRDTQFKITPEGSVILTGSRYSLCGEELPNLLPWIRGVMQVPIDPHDVTLSGYPPVIPDPVVNGAYLSEVRRFLAPEQILNDPLIRLRHGHGHTQFEMYSIKFGKLKRVPDLVVYPTEEEQVAKLVEAAIRHDVCLIPFGGGTCVTEALLCPENENRMIVSVDMKLLSRILWIDPVNRMACIQAGAVGRHIMEQLASHGFTMGHEPDSVEFSTLGGWIATHASGMKKNRYGNIEDLVLDLNAVTPAGLLQRLEVAPRESVGLDPRLLMFGSEGSLGIITSAVVKLFPFPEVQRYGSIIFPDFERGIGFLYELTQKGEPPASVRLVDNLQFQFGQALKGKTAGLGALKSRMEKFFVVTLKKFDVQKMVACTLVFEGSRGEVKRQEKAVYRLAKKYGGMRAGAENGRKGYQLTFSIAYIRDFVMKHYFLAESFETSVPWSQALNLCENVKRRLYGECRKRNLPGLPFVTCRVTQVYETGVCIYFYFGFYTKGTANPSAVYAEIEMAAREEILNSGGSLSHHHGIGKLRQSFLKEIKSDGTLAWTFEVKKAVDPKNIFGCGNQLLGEVSNSFSAERHSRFLENSRSF